One window of the Eucalyptus grandis isolate ANBG69807.140 chromosome 6, ASM1654582v1, whole genome shotgun sequence genome contains the following:
- the LOC104450455 gene encoding transcription factor TGA1 isoform X1 has product MVAVSPFSSKQMSDQITYLTASMNSPLAQLVNPRRMHTYEPFDQFPMWGDTFKADKVKNLEASSSVIVHAVDDGLDKKFEYVSHESAENSSSRSDQEANRPDKVQRRLAQNREAARKSRLRKKKYVQQLESSRLKLAQLELELGRARQQGLLLGNGFDATHFGFSRTVHSGIATFEMEYAHWVEEQQRKTCELGTALQGHVGDVELRFMVESSLKHYYELFRMKAEAAKADVFFLMSGAWRTSAERFFLWIGGFRPSELLNVLLPQIELLTEEQMLQLCNLRHLSQQAEEALSKGMEKLQQNLAQEVADDQLGAGNYSSEVAAAMEKLGALEDFVSQADHLRQQTMQRTYLFLTTRQAARALLVLGTFWHRLRALSALWTTRPQDPA; this is encoded by the exons ATGGTTGCTGTCTCCCCGTTCTCCTCCAAACAGATGTCTGATCAAATAACTTACTTGACCGCCA GTATGAACTCTCCTTTAGCCCAGCTTGTTAACCCAAGAAGGATGCACACCTACGAGCCATTTGACCAGTTCCCCATGTGGGGAGACACCTTCAAAGCTGACAAGGTCAAAAATCTCGAGGCATCGTCATCTGTGATCGTGCATGCAGTAGATGATGGATTGGACAAGAAG TTTGAATATGTTTCTCATGAATCGGCAGAAAATTCCAGCTCCAGGAGCGATCAAGAAGCAAATAGACCTGACAAG GTACAGAGACGTCTAGCACAGAACCGTGAAGCTGCTCGAAAAAGCCGTCTGCGGAAAAAG AAATATGTACAACAACTAGAATCAAGCCGCTTGAAGCTAGCACAGTTGGAGCTGGAACTCGGGAGAGCTAGGCAGCAA GGGTTGCTCTTGGGAAATGGATTCGACGCTACTCACTTCGGATTCTCCAGAACAGTCCACTCGG GAATTGCCACATTCGAGATGGAATATGCACACTGGGTCGAAGAGCAACAAAGAAAGACTTGTGAACTTGGGACTGCGCTGCAAGGCCATGTAGGCGATGTGGAGCTTCGATTCATGGTAGAAAGCAGCTTGAAACACTATTATGAACTTTTCCGCATGAAAGCAGAAGCTGCCAAGGCCGACGTATTCTTTTTGATGTCCGGCGCATGGAGGACATCAGCAGAGCGGTTTTTCCTTTGGATTGGAGGATTTCGTCCATCGGAACTGCTGAAT GTTCTACTGCCACAAATTGAGCTCTTGACCGAAGAGCAGATGCTGCAATTGTGCAACCTCCGACATTTGTCCCAGCAAGCTGAAGAGGCTCTATCTAAAGGAATGGAAAAACTTCAGCAGAATTTAGCTCAGGAAGTCGCCGATGACCAACTAGGCGCAGGGAATTATAGCTCTGAGGTGGCTGCTGCTATGGAGAAATTGGGAGCATTGGAGGACTTTGTGAGCCAG GCGGATCATCTTCGACAGCAGACTATGCAGCGGACGTATCTCTTTCTAACCACCCGCCAAGCAGCCCGTGCATTGCTCGTCCTCGGAACATTTTGGCACCGCCTTCGTGCACTGAGCGCTCTGTGGACCACCCGTCCTCAGGATCCCGCCTAA
- the LOC104450455 gene encoding transcription factor TGA1 isoform X2, whose protein sequence is MNSPLAQLVNPRRMHTYEPFDQFPMWGDTFKADKVKNLEASSSVIVHAVDDGLDKKFEYVSHESAENSSSRSDQEANRPDKVQRRLAQNREAARKSRLRKKKYVQQLESSRLKLAQLELELGRARQQGLLLGNGFDATHFGFSRTVHSGIATFEMEYAHWVEEQQRKTCELGTALQGHVGDVELRFMVESSLKHYYELFRMKAEAAKADVFFLMSGAWRTSAERFFLWIGGFRPSELLNVLLPQIELLTEEQMLQLCNLRHLSQQAEEALSKGMEKLQQNLAQEVADDQLGAGNYSSEVAAAMEKLGALEDFVSQADHLRQQTMQRTYLFLTTRQAARALLVLGTFWHRLRALSALWTTRPQDPA, encoded by the exons ATGAACTCTCCTTTAGCCCAGCTTGTTAACCCAAGAAGGATGCACACCTACGAGCCATTTGACCAGTTCCCCATGTGGGGAGACACCTTCAAAGCTGACAAGGTCAAAAATCTCGAGGCATCGTCATCTGTGATCGTGCATGCAGTAGATGATGGATTGGACAAGAAG TTTGAATATGTTTCTCATGAATCGGCAGAAAATTCCAGCTCCAGGAGCGATCAAGAAGCAAATAGACCTGACAAG GTACAGAGACGTCTAGCACAGAACCGTGAAGCTGCTCGAAAAAGCCGTCTGCGGAAAAAG AAATATGTACAACAACTAGAATCAAGCCGCTTGAAGCTAGCACAGTTGGAGCTGGAACTCGGGAGAGCTAGGCAGCAA GGGTTGCTCTTGGGAAATGGATTCGACGCTACTCACTTCGGATTCTCCAGAACAGTCCACTCGG GAATTGCCACATTCGAGATGGAATATGCACACTGGGTCGAAGAGCAACAAAGAAAGACTTGTGAACTTGGGACTGCGCTGCAAGGCCATGTAGGCGATGTGGAGCTTCGATTCATGGTAGAAAGCAGCTTGAAACACTATTATGAACTTTTCCGCATGAAAGCAGAAGCTGCCAAGGCCGACGTATTCTTTTTGATGTCCGGCGCATGGAGGACATCAGCAGAGCGGTTTTTCCTTTGGATTGGAGGATTTCGTCCATCGGAACTGCTGAAT GTTCTACTGCCACAAATTGAGCTCTTGACCGAAGAGCAGATGCTGCAATTGTGCAACCTCCGACATTTGTCCCAGCAAGCTGAAGAGGCTCTATCTAAAGGAATGGAAAAACTTCAGCAGAATTTAGCTCAGGAAGTCGCCGATGACCAACTAGGCGCAGGGAATTATAGCTCTGAGGTGGCTGCTGCTATGGAGAAATTGGGAGCATTGGAGGACTTTGTGAGCCAG GCGGATCATCTTCGACAGCAGACTATGCAGCGGACGTATCTCTTTCTAACCACCCGCCAAGCAGCCCGTGCATTGCTCGTCCTCGGAACATTTTGGCACCGCCTTCGTGCACTGAGCGCTCTGTGGACCACCCGTCCTCAGGATCCCGCCTAA
- the LOC104450456 gene encoding uncharacterized protein LOC104450456, with the protein MSNLRSVCRPHAVFASIACCRSQARARSKVTRVPFQSSSGEPPRLNSPSSFVFTWSNSERAEPKWFKANQRRTMVKASSWTEERSPYETLENADDEQIKIAYRRLAKYYHPDVYDGRGTLEEGETAEARFIKIQAAYELLIDVEKRRKYDMDNRVNPMKASQAWMEWLMKKRKAFDQRGDMAIAAWAEQQQREMNLRARRLARSKIDPEEERRILAKEKKASREYFTNTLKRHTLVLKKRDLMRKKAEEERKKVIGQLLAAEGLELDTDDDE; encoded by the exons ATGAGCAACCTGCGATCGGTCTGTCGTCCCCACGCGGTGTTCGCTTCCATCGCGTGTTGCCGGAGCCAAGCTCGAGCCCGATCGAAGGTGACTAGGGTCCCGTTCCAGAGCTCGAGCGGCGAGCCTCCCCGGTTGAATTCTCCGTCGTCCTTCGTGTTCACTTGGAGCAATTCGGAGAGAGCTGAGCCGAAGTGGTTTAAAGCCAACCAGAGGAGGACTATGGTCAAGGCTTCGAGCTGGACCGAGGAGAGATCGCCGTACGAGACCTTGG AGAATGCGGATGACGAGCAGATAAAGATTGCCTACAGACGGTTGGCAAAGTATTATCATCCGGATG TTTATGATGGTAGAGGCACACTTGAAGAAGGAGAAACCGCAGAAGCTAGATTTATCAAGATCCAAGCTGCTTACGAGTTGCTCATAGATGTGGAGAAGCGCAGGAAGTATGATATGGATAACCGGGTCAACCCTATGAAG gCATCTCAAGCATGGATGGAGTGGCTTATGAAGAAGCGGAAGGCATTTGATCAGCGTGGTGATATGGCAATTGCAGCTTGGGCTGAGCAGCAGCAACGTGAAATGAATCTCCGAGCACGACGGCTTGCACGTTCCAAG ATCGACCCAGAAGAGGAGAGAAGGATACTGGCTAAAGAGAAGAAGGCATCCAGGGAATATTTCACCAACACTCTTAAACGCCACACACTTGTCCTGAAGAAGAGAGATCTGATGAGAAAGAAAGCAGAAGAGGAACGGAAGAAGGTTATCGGTCAGCTTTTAGCGGCGGAGGGCCTCGAGCTTGACACAGATGATGATGAATGA